One genomic window of Polaromonas sp. SP1 includes the following:
- a CDS encoding DUF3488 and transglutaminase-like domain-containing protein yields MLNRLTALPRDARDTLFLLLVIAWVLLPQVGNLPLWCSALAGAVLLWRGWLAVQARPLPGRWWLLALLAVTIAATLATHKTLLGRDAGVTLLVVLLTLKTLELRARRDAFVVFFLGFFCMLSNFFYSQSLLTAFSMLLGLLGLLTVLVNAHLPVGRPPLSQAARTAGWMALLGAPIMLVLFLLFPRLAPLWGIPSDAMTGRSGLSASMEVGTITSLALDESVAMRIRFEGEPPPQRDLYFRGPVMSSFDGREWRPPRFDTAQRFGVTASLNVLGAPVGYEVTLAPTSRPWLFVMEAAAEVPQLPGYSPTMRNDLQWMVNRPIVDLVRYKAQSYPVFKHGPQQRVPGLQEFVDLPAGFDPRTRALAQEIRNDPRNAGAGSERLVQAALDRLRTGGYTYTLEPGVYGTHTADEFWFDRKAGFCEHIASAFVVLMRAMDIPARIVTGYQGGERNSVDGYWVLRQSDAHAWAEVWQAGQGWVRVDPTSAVFPGRTGAFQRLAAPQGVVAQALGNFSPTLAAQLRATWEAVNNGWNQWILNYTQGKQLDLLKNIGFESPSWEDLSYVLLGIVVVAALLGAGWTLWDRAQHDPWLRLLARARKRLAPAGIESTHATSPRQLALLVQQKYGLERGSPGQALHDWLVRLELQRYTGASGNRLELNQLRREFDRLAWPA; encoded by the coding sequence ATGTTGAACCGCCTCACCGCCCTTCCCCGCGACGCCCGCGACACGCTGTTCCTGCTGCTGGTGATCGCCTGGGTGCTGCTGCCGCAAGTGGGCAACCTCCCGCTGTGGTGCAGCGCGCTGGCGGGCGCCGTGCTGCTGTGGCGGGGATGGCTGGCGGTGCAGGCGCGCCCGCTGCCGGGCAGGTGGTGGCTGCTGGCCCTGCTGGCGGTGACCATCGCCGCGACGCTGGCTACGCATAAAACCTTGCTGGGCCGCGACGCCGGCGTGACGCTGCTGGTGGTGTTACTGACCCTCAAGACGCTGGAGCTGCGCGCCCGGCGCGATGCTTTTGTGGTGTTCTTCCTCGGCTTTTTCTGCATGCTGAGCAATTTCTTTTATTCGCAATCCCTGCTGACGGCCTTCAGCATGCTGCTGGGGCTGTTGGGGCTGCTCACCGTGCTGGTCAACGCGCACCTGCCGGTCGGCAGGCCGCCGCTGTCACAGGCTGCCCGCACCGCCGGCTGGATGGCCCTGCTGGGTGCGCCCATCATGCTGGTGTTGTTCCTGCTGTTCCCGCGGCTGGCCCCGTTGTGGGGAATCCCCAGCGACGCGATGACGGGCCGCAGCGGCCTGAGCGCCAGCATGGAGGTCGGCACCATCACCAGCCTGGCACTGGACGAAAGCGTGGCCATGCGCATCCGCTTCGAGGGTGAGCCGCCGCCCCAACGCGACCTGTACTTTCGCGGCCCCGTGATGTCGAGCTTTGACGGCCGCGAATGGAGGCCGCCGCGCTTTGACACCGCCCAGCGCTTTGGCGTCACCGCCAGCTTGAACGTACTCGGCGCGCCGGTGGGCTACGAGGTGACGCTGGCGCCTACCAGCCGGCCCTGGCTGTTTGTGATGGAGGCAGCCGCCGAGGTGCCCCAGTTGCCCGGCTACAGCCCCACCATGCGCAACGACCTGCAATGGATGGTCAACCGCCCCATCGTCGACCTGGTGCGCTACAAGGCGCAAAGCTACCCGGTCTTCAAGCATGGGCCGCAGCAGCGCGTCCCCGGGCTGCAGGAATTTGTGGACTTGCCCGCCGGCTTCGACCCGCGCACCCGCGCGCTGGCGCAGGAAATACGCAACGACCCGCGCAATGCCGGCGCGGGCAGCGAACGGCTGGTACAGGCTGCGCTCGACCGCCTGCGCACGGGCGGCTACACCTACACCCTCGAACCCGGCGTATACGGTACCCACACGGCAGATGAATTCTGGTTCGACCGCAAGGCAGGCTTTTGTGAACACATCGCCTCGGCCTTTGTGGTCCTGATGCGCGCGATGGATATTCCCGCCCGCATCGTCACCGGCTACCAGGGGGGTGAACGCAATTCGGTCGATGGATACTGGGTGCTGCGGCAAAGCGACGCCCACGCCTGGGCCGAAGTCTGGCAGGCAGGCCAGGGCTGGGTGCGGGTCGACCCAACGTCGGCAGTCTTTCCCGGCCGCACCGGCGCCTTCCAGCGCCTGGCCGCACCGCAGGGCGTGGTGGCGCAGGCGCTGGGAAACTTCAGCCCCACCTTGGCGGCCCAGTTGCGCGCCACGTGGGAGGCCGTCAACAACGGCTGGAACCAGTGGATCCTCAACTACACCCAGGGCAAACAGCTCGATCTGCTCAAGAACATCGGCTTTGAATCACCCAGCTGGGAAGACCTGAGTTACGTCCTGCTCGGCATCGTCGTGGTGGCTGCACTGCTCGGCGCCGGCTGGACGCTGTGGGACCGCGCGCAGCACGACCCCTGGCTGCGCCTGCTGGCACGGGCGCGCAAGCGGCTGGCGCCGGCCGGCATTGAAAGCACGCACGCAACCTCACCGCGCCAGCTGGCCCTGCTGGTGCAGCAAAAATACGGCCTCGAGCGCGGCAGCCCGGGCCAGGCCCTGCACGACTGGCTGGTGCGGCTGGAGCTGCAGCGTTATACAGGCGCCTCCGGCAACCGGCTTGAACTGAACCAGCTTCGCCGGGAATTCGACCGCCTGGCATGGCCCGCCTAA
- a CDS encoding circularly permuted type 2 ATP-grasp protein, with protein MSRPMFDEMNATESSVREHYQGYQRWLAKQPADVMEARRAEAEMIFRRVGITFAVYGAKDEDGAGTERLIPFDLIPRIIPAHEWASMEKGLIQRVTALNRFIHDVYHGQEIIKAGVVPSEQIFQNAQFRPEMMGVDVPGNIYSHISGIDIVRAPNAQGEGEYYVLEDNLRVPSGVSYMLEDRKMMMRLFPELFSQNRVAPVAHYPDLLLETLRGMAPPATAEPTVVVLTPGMYNSAYFEHAFLAQQMGVELVEGQDLFVKDNFVYMRTTRGPKRVDVIYRRVDDDFLDPLAFRPNSTLGCAGLLNVYRSGNVSLCNAIGTGVADDKSIYPYVPKMIEFYLGEKPILKNVPTYMCRNNEDLQYTLANLKDLVVKEVHGAGGYGMLVGPAATKAEIEDFRAALLANPSGYIAQPTLSLSTCPTYVESGIAPRHIDLRPFVLSGKEVQMVPGGLTRVALKDGSLVVNSSQGGGTKDTWILEGPSSPVASQSQSQSQGGK; from the coding sequence ATGAGCCGACCGATGTTTGATGAGATGAACGCCACGGAATCCAGCGTCCGTGAGCATTACCAGGGTTACCAGCGTTGGCTGGCCAAACAGCCTGCCGACGTGATGGAGGCGCGCCGCGCCGAAGCCGAGATGATTTTCCGCCGCGTCGGCATCACCTTTGCGGTGTACGGCGCCAAAGACGAAGACGGCGCCGGCACCGAACGGCTGATTCCTTTTGACCTGATTCCCCGCATCATCCCTGCCCACGAATGGGCCAGCATGGAAAAAGGCCTGATCCAGCGCGTCACGGCCCTGAACCGCTTCATCCACGACGTGTACCACGGCCAGGAGATCATCAAGGCCGGTGTCGTTCCTTCCGAGCAGATTTTCCAGAACGCGCAGTTCCGCCCCGAGATGATGGGCGTGGACGTGCCCGGCAACATCTATTCGCACATCAGCGGCATCGACATCGTGCGTGCGCCCAATGCGCAGGGCGAGGGCGAATACTACGTGCTGGAAGACAACCTGCGCGTGCCCAGCGGCGTGAGCTACATGCTGGAAGACCGCAAGATGATGATGCGGCTGTTCCCCGAGCTCTTCAGCCAGAACCGCGTGGCGCCCGTCGCCCACTACCCCGACCTGCTGCTCGAAACCCTGCGCGGCATGGCGCCGCCCGCCACGGCCGAGCCCACGGTGGTGGTGCTCACGCCCGGCATGTACAACTCGGCGTACTTTGAGCACGCCTTCCTGGCGCAGCAAATGGGCGTGGAGCTGGTCGAAGGCCAGGATCTTTTTGTCAAGGACAACTTCGTCTACATGCGCACCACACGCGGCCCCAAACGTGTGGATGTGATTTACCGCCGTGTCGACGACGACTTCCTGGATCCGCTGGCCTTCAGGCCCAACTCCACGCTGGGTTGTGCGGGCCTGCTCAATGTCTACCGCAGCGGCAATGTCTCGCTGTGCAACGCCATCGGCACCGGCGTGGCCGACGACAAGTCGATCTACCCCTATGTGCCCAAGATGATCGAGTTCTACCTCGGTGAAAAACCCATCCTGAAAAACGTCCCCACCTACATGTGCCGCAACAACGAAGACCTGCAGTACACCCTGGCCAACCTGAAAGACCTGGTCGTCAAGGAAGTGCACGGTGCGGGCGGTTACGGCATGCTGGTCGGCCCGGCTGCGACCAAGGCCGAGATCGAAGACTTCCGTGCGGCCTTGCTGGCCAACCCCTCGGGCTACATCGCCCAGCCCACGCTCAGCCTTTCTACCTGCCCGACCTACGTTGAAAGCGGCATTGCGCCGCGCCACATCGACCTGCGGCCTTTTGTGCTGAGCGGCAAGGAAGTGCAGATGGTGCCCGGCGGCCTCACGCGCGTGGCGCTGAAAGACGGTTCGCTGGTGGTCAACTCTTCGCAAGGCGGCGGCACCAAGGACACCTGGATTCTTGAGGGCCCGTCATCACCCGTCGCGTCTCAATCGCAGTCGCAGTCCCAAGGAGGGAAATAA
- a CDS encoding DUF58 domain-containing protein, whose amino-acid sequence MAAPASIPNPFAFIRGRFQAWWQSKLPFTDSVALTQRNVYILPTRPGWMLGVTLLTLLVASINYQLNLGYMLTFLLAGSALVGMHVCHGTLRGLAMNLIAPSAQYAGATAVFDVKLMNARRTARHGIGLSVLNPHDVDAEKGSERHWAWTDVPAQGSSVVQIAFTPPRRGLHRLPTLTAETRFPLGTFRVWTVWRPAAQILVYPAPELHPPPLPPGEPRSGGAAAAARAQSTGEFDGVRGYRRGDPMKLVVWKKAAKADEQGNGLVVRDTQQAQRHELWLDFMQAGSAGVEQKLSRLCAWVLLADKLALDYGLRLPSLEIKPSSGEAHKRLCLEALAVC is encoded by the coding sequence ATGGCCGCCCCGGCATCCATCCCGAATCCTTTTGCCTTCATTCGCGGGCGCTTCCAGGCATGGTGGCAAAGCAAGCTGCCCTTTACCGACAGCGTCGCGCTGACCCAGCGCAACGTCTACATCCTGCCGACGCGGCCGGGCTGGATGCTGGGCGTGACCCTGCTGACGTTGCTGGTCGCATCCATCAACTACCAGCTCAACCTGGGCTACATGCTGACCTTTCTGCTGGCGGGCAGCGCACTGGTGGGCATGCACGTCTGCCACGGAACGCTGCGCGGCCTTGCTATGAACTTGATAGCACCAAGCGCACAATACGCGGGGGCTACAGCCGTTTTTGACGTAAAGCTCATGAATGCCCGGCGGACCGCGCGCCACGGCATAGGCCTGAGTGTGCTCAACCCCCATGACGTGGACGCCGAAAAAGGCAGCGAACGGCATTGGGCCTGGACGGATGTACCGGCCCAGGGAAGCAGCGTGGTGCAGATCGCTTTCACGCCGCCGCGGCGCGGCCTGCACCGCCTTCCCACACTCACCGCCGAGACGCGCTTTCCGCTGGGCACCTTTCGCGTCTGGACGGTGTGGCGGCCGGCCGCGCAAATCCTGGTGTACCCGGCGCCTGAGCTGCACCCGCCGCCGCTCCCGCCGGGCGAGCCCCGCTCCGGCGGGGCCGCTGCGGCAGCCCGCGCGCAAAGCACCGGGGAGTTCGACGGCGTGCGCGGTTACCGCCGCGGCGACCCGATGAAGCTGGTGGTCTGGAAGAAAGCCGCCAAGGCCGACGAGCAAGGCAACGGCCTCGTGGTGCGCGATACCCAGCAGGCACAGCGCCACGAGCTCTGGCTGGACTTCATGCAGGCCGGCTCCGCGGGTGTCGAGCAAAAACTCTCGCGGCTGTGTGCCTGGGTCTTGCTGGCCGACAAGCTCGCCCTGGACTACGGCCTGAGGCTGCCTTCGCTGGAGATCAAGCCGTCCAGCGGCGAAGCGCACAAACGGCTTTGCCTGGAGGCGCTGGCCGTATGTTGA
- the mltB gene encoding lytic murein transglycosylase B: protein MPFQRAGFALLLIAATAGAAWATDAKPAKKPVSAKAAPAQGPLYSTRPEAMQFADDMAARRDLDPDWVRDAIGQSRYNATVVRLMQPPTKAFVKNWRVYRSRFIDPVRIEAGRRFWLENQQTLERAEKEYGVPAEIIVGIIGVETIYGRDTGSFRVIDALTTLAFDFPANHPRAKERSEFFKGEIEQFLTLQSRREASPFDARGSFAGAMGMPQFMPSSWIKYAVDFDGDGNIDLWASPADVIGSVASYFKAFNWQPGMPTHYPVSFDKSRLNMDALMAPDILPTFSVASFTDKGAVLEGPALQHQGPLALVELLNGQDAPQYVAGTENFYAITRYNWSSYYAMAVIELGREVAARVR, encoded by the coding sequence ATGCCCTTTCAACGCGCCGGATTTGCTCTTTTATTGATAGCAGCTACTGCAGGCGCCGCCTGGGCTACAGACGCAAAACCCGCAAAAAAACCCGTGTCCGCCAAGGCGGCGCCGGCGCAAGGCCCGCTGTATTCGACCCGCCCGGAAGCCATGCAGTTTGCCGACGACATGGCCGCCCGGCGTGATCTCGACCCCGACTGGGTGCGCGACGCCATCGGCCAGTCGCGCTACAACGCCACCGTCGTGCGCCTCATGCAGCCGCCGACAAAGGCCTTCGTCAAGAACTGGCGCGTGTACCGCAGCCGTTTCATCGACCCGGTGCGCATCGAGGCCGGCCGGCGGTTCTGGCTGGAGAACCAGCAGACGCTGGAGCGCGCCGAAAAAGAATACGGCGTGCCGGCTGAAATCATCGTCGGCATCATCGGCGTCGAAACCATTTACGGCCGCGACACCGGCAGCTTTCGCGTGATCGATGCCCTCACCACGCTGGCCTTCGACTTCCCGGCCAACCATCCGCGCGCCAAAGAGCGCAGCGAATTCTTCAAAGGCGAGATCGAGCAGTTCCTGACGCTGCAAAGCCGCCGTGAAGCCAGCCCCTTCGACGCACGCGGCAGTTTTGCCGGCGCCATGGGCATGCCCCAGTTCATGCCCTCCAGCTGGATCAAGTACGCCGTCGACTTCGATGGAGACGGCAACATCGACCTGTGGGCCAGCCCGGCCGACGTGATCGGTTCGGTCGCGAGTTATTTCAAGGCCTTCAACTGGCAGCCCGGCATGCCCACGCATTACCCGGTGAGCTTTGACAAAAGCCGCCTCAATATGGATGCGCTGATGGCGCCCGACATCCTGCCGACCTTCAGCGTCGCCAGCTTCACCGACAAAGGCGCGGTACTCGAAGGCCCCGCCCTGCAGCACCAAGGCCCGCTGGCACTGGTTGAGCTGCTCAACGGCCAGGACGCCCCGCAATACGTCGCGGGCACCGAGAACTTCTATGCCATCACCCGCTACAACTGGAGCAGCTACTACGCGATGGCGGTGATTGAGTTGGGGCGGGAAGTGGCGGCGCGGGTCAGGTAG
- a CDS encoding transglutaminase family protein — protein MKLHIRHITDYRYTEPLRYALQTLWLTPQSGPAQTVNFWSLGAPEKLFTQRDAFGNTISAYTFVGKAVDNVRWSLVNAAGDVETFGVAEFNDPQTLPHPYFFLRATHLAEPHFELAEFGRRFIPQSVDGTASLPALLALSRGVADAVSYRKNSTSVTTTALEAFRSGAGVCQDQAHVMVAICRSLGYPARYVSGYFYAANEPDLASHAWCDVCLDVATRRWVSIDVTHSCLIDERHVRLAMGTDYNACPPIKGVRQGGGEESMTVEITIQPV, from the coding sequence TTGAAACTTCATATTCGGCACATCACCGACTACCGGTATACGGAGCCGCTGCGCTACGCCCTGCAAACCCTGTGGCTCACGCCGCAGTCCGGCCCGGCGCAGACGGTGAACTTCTGGAGCCTGGGCGCACCCGAAAAACTGTTTACCCAGCGCGACGCCTTCGGCAACACCATCAGCGCCTACACCTTTGTCGGCAAGGCCGTTGACAACGTGCGCTGGAGTCTGGTCAATGCGGCGGGCGATGTAGAGACTTTCGGCGTGGCCGAGTTCAATGACCCGCAAACCCTGCCGCACCCGTACTTCTTTTTGCGCGCCACCCACCTGGCCGAGCCGCACTTTGAGCTCGCTGAATTCGGCCGCCGCTTTATCCCGCAAAGCGTGGACGGCACCGCCAGCCTGCCGGCCTTGCTGGCGCTGAGCCGGGGCGTGGCGGATGCGGTGAGCTACCGCAAAAACAGCACCAGCGTGACCACGACCGCGCTCGAAGCTTTCAGGTCAGGCGCCGGGGTGTGCCAGGACCAGGCCCATGTCATGGTCGCCATCTGCCGCAGCCTGGGCTATCCGGCGCGCTATGTCAGCGGTTATTTTTATGCGGCGAATGAGCCCGACCTGGCCAGCCACGCCTGGTGCGATGTCTGCCTGGACGTTGCCACCCGCCGCTGGGTCAGCATCGACGTGACCCATAGCTGCCTGATCGACGAACGCCACGTGCGCCTGGCCATGGGCACCGACTACAACGCCTGCCCGCCCATCAAGGGCGTGCGGCAGGGCGGCGGGGAAGAATCGATGACGGTGGAGATCACCATTCAGCCGGTGTGA
- a CDS encoding alpha-E domain-containing protein translates to MLSRTADHLFWMSRYTERAENTARMLDVNYQTSLLPQSAAVVQGGWQSLLSISELKPSYAAKYGDSVNPREVMDFMVRDEQNSSSIVSCLQNARENARAVRGTLTTEVWETQNQTYLEVIRMLRNGDFERDPGQFFEWVKFRSHLSRGVTAGTMLQDEAFHFLRLGTFLERADNTARLVDVKFHAVQNDFLGTDGEKDQEYDFYHWSAILRSVSGFEVYRKVYRDVIKPERVAELLILRPDMPRSLLACLNELMSNLAMVTSDTASETQRRAGKLRADLQYARIDEILATGLHAFLTQFLDRVNEIGAHISREFLVPATH, encoded by the coding sequence ATGTTGTCTCGCACTGCTGACCACCTTTTCTGGATGTCGCGCTATACCGAGCGTGCGGAGAATACGGCGCGCATGCTGGATGTCAATTACCAGACATCCTTGCTGCCGCAATCGGCCGCCGTCGTGCAAGGCGGCTGGCAAAGCCTGCTGAGCATCAGCGAGCTCAAGCCCAGCTATGCCGCCAAATACGGCGACAGCGTCAACCCGCGTGAAGTGATGGACTTCATGGTGCGCGACGAGCAGAACTCCTCGAGCATCGTCTCGTGCCTGCAGAACGCCCGTGAAAACGCCCGCGCTGTGCGCGGCACGCTGACCACCGAAGTCTGGGAAACCCAGAACCAGACCTACCTCGAAGTCATCCGCATGCTGCGCAATGGCGACTTCGAGCGCGACCCCGGCCAGTTCTTTGAATGGGTCAAGTTCCGCTCGCATCTTTCGCGCGGCGTGACGGCCGGCACCATGCTGCAGGACGAAGCCTTTCACTTCCTGCGCCTGGGCACCTTCCTGGAGCGGGCCGACAACACCGCCCGCCTGGTGGACGTGAAATTCCATGCGGTGCAAAACGACTTCCTCGGTACCGACGGCGAGAAAGACCAGGAGTACGACTTCTACCACTGGAGCGCGATTTTGCGCAGCGTCTCCGGCTTCGAGGTCTACCGCAAGGTCTACCGCGACGTCATCAAGCCCGAGCGTGTGGCCGAGCTGCTGATTCTGCGGCCTGACATGCCGCGCTCATTGCTGGCCTGCCTGAACGAGCTCATGAGCAACCTCGCCATGGTGACCAGCGACACCGCCAGCGAAACCCAGCGCCGCGCCGGCAAGCTGCGCGCCGACCTGCAGTACGCCCGCATCGACGAAATCCTCGCAACCGGCCTGCATGCGTTTTTGACCCAGTTCCTGGACCGCGTCAACGAGATCGGCGCGCACATCAGCCGCGAGTTTCTTGTACCGGCGACGCATTGA